GCACACCGGACCCCAGCCGGCCGGGCAGCTTTCTCCCCGCGCGACGCAGGTGCCGGCTGCGTCACAGGAGCCCACCGGCTTCTGGCAGTAGTCAACGTAACCGCAGTCTCCATTCGTATGGCAAGGGGTGGGCGCGCAAGCGCCACTGGTGGCGCAGTCGGGGTCCGCGCAACCGGGAAGGCCGTCGCAGTCGTCGTCGTAGAGTGGCGCGAGAACCGGATCGAGCCGCGTCACCTCGCACATCTCCCATGCCCACGGGAGAACCTGGCCCGTGCAGACGCCCCACCCCGTTCCGTCGGCGCGGCACTGCCGCAGGCCGCTGCGGCACCTCCCCACGTTCGCGGTGTCAGGCGGGCCGGTATAGCAGGGGGCCAACTCTCCCGGAACGCAGACCCGTGCAGCGCAGCGCCAGTCCCCCGCGGACCAGACGAGGGTCTCCCCCTCGCTGCAGTCGCGCGCGGGCGGCCGGCAGTCGCGGGCGTCGCAGAAGCCGTCGCCGTTCGCGTCCTCGGCCGGCGTGTCGCACGCGG
This window of the bacterium genome carries:
- a CDS encoding Kazal-type serine protease inhibitor domain-containing protein — encoded protein: ACDTPAEDANGDGFCDARDCRPPARDCSEGETLVWSAGDWRCAARVCVPGELAPCYTGPPDTANVGRCRSGLRQCRADGTGWGVCTGQVLPWAWEMCEVTRLDPVLAPLYDDDCDGLPGCADPDCATSGACAPTPCHTNGDCGYVDYCQKPVGSCDAAGTCVARGESCPAGWGPVCGCDNRTYPSACDAGLAGVSVSYAPECF